The sequence below is a genomic window from Vigna radiata var. radiata cultivar VC1973A unplaced genomic scaffold, Vradiata_ver6 scaffold_183, whole genome shotgun sequence.
gagaagaaaaaataacagGGTCTGGAACAATAGAAGGAGGAGATGTAGGTGGTAAAGAGGGTTGATTAGTAGCTTCTGAGGAAAGAAGTGATGGAGAGGAAATGATTTTGGTGACAAAATCCaaggaatttgaattttgtgtaTCAATAGGTAAGTGTTTGCCactagtaagaaaaggaaatatgttttcataaaataccaCATGCCTTAATAGAAAATCTTCCCTTGTgttgaaatctaacaaaaggtagcctttcactccttttttaaaaccaagtaaaatacattttcttgCACGGGGCTGAAATTTTGTTCTTTGAgcttgaagagttgaagcataGCAAAGTGAGCCAAAAACTCGTAAGTAAGTAATGTcaggtttaacattgtgtaacagctgagatggagaaaaatatgccAAAACTTTGGAacgtaaaatattaatgagttgcaCAGTATAACGAACAACAAAAGACCAGAAAATTATGGGCAAATGagattgaaacattaaagatctaacaacattgagaatgtgttgatgttttctctcaaaaactccattttgttgaggtgtttcaACACAAGATAATTGATGTCGTATCcttttttgtctataaaaatatGTCATTGCAAACTCATTACCATTATATGATCTAACAACTTTTACATCAATgccaaattgagttttgatataagaaacaaagcCAATAAGTTGTGATCTTGTATCAAACTTACTTGCCATCAATTTAATTCATGTGAATCTAGACATATCATCCACtatagttaagaaatatttgaaaccatcaataGAAGAAGTACAATAGGGTcccccaaatatcaacatgaattaaatcaaaaggagcttttgaaacagtagtacttaattgaaaaggaaattttctttgcttagaaTAGTGACAAGTATCACAATGAGTGTATTTTGTATCAGGTAAAGTAGCATACATGATGTGTAATTTGGTATAACAAGAAGAATAAGGATGCCCCAGTCTAAAGTGCCAAATATCTATAGAGTTAGGTCTTGTTGTAAAATAAACAATAGAATTCTCAAGAGTAATAGCAGTTGATGAACCAAGGGGTGTGGATGCAGGAAATATCATGACATACAAGCCGTCTCTTTCTCTAGCTTTCCCAATCATCTGCAGGGTTGACTTGTCCtgtatttcacatgaaaattcataaatggtaattttacaagataaagatttagttaactttgtgaccgaaataagattgactgaaaaattaggaacaaacaaGACATTATGTAAAGTAAGGTGTGGGCCAAGAGAAACCGTGCCagaaaaatgagcaaatgaAAAGTTCTTGTTGGGTAGAGAAATTGTAATTGGTGAGATTctatgataagaaataaaatgagacaaagaacTGGATATATGACCAGTAGCACTTGTGTCTAGAATCAATTGGGAAGAGATATTACCTTGATCttgagaagaagtggaaacattACGAGAACTCACTAGACCNGTAGAATGTGTGACTGTGGGattagattgaggaagaagtgcCAATAGACCTTGAATTTGCTCTTGAGAAAGTCCCAAAGTTGGGGAATGTGATTGCGCAtgagaattattagaagaagaaacaactgCAGAAGGCATTGAATTTAACAAcctcaaattgaacaaaaatttcatAACCCGAATCTCTGGAAACTCCTTCACATTCTTCAAAAATCAATCCAGGGCTACGAGGATTAAAACACCCAATTGTTTCTCattgaaaaccctagaaaacaaagtcaaaacataaaacataacgATGCAAGAGTAATAGAGGGAGTAcccataaaaagagaaaaaattgtaGGAAAATCGAAAACGAGTggtagaagatgaagatctTGGCAGTAACAGAATTGGTTGCGGAAGAACGtgatcaataattaattttcttttgataccatattataagaaaagaaaggatgaaaattgtgtatcttattcaataataaggagatagtacaattgatatatataactctttaaagcaatataaaaatagaatataaatataaaaacagaatataaatatatgaacataaatgcacatatatgaacggaaaaaaaaattaaatccaatacgGGGTGTCCTAGGAGTCTATGCTTAGCTTAACTACGTATGCATGTTATCAATAAAATGCATAGGTGAGCGTTAATGTGAAACAAGGTGAGCGTTAATGTGAAACAAGGTGATGATGATGGAGATGCGAGACACGATGGAGGGTGATGGCAAAGGTATTTGGCTCCCCTTAACATGCCAAAATTTTCGCCCTTCAAGTATGTTTGGCTCACCCATTAAGATCAAGAACTAGTGACCAAGGTTGGTATCCAAGACCAAAGACAAACTAAAAGACCACATAAGAGAATCCTACTTCAAGACATATAAATGTGTTAATTTTTGTCTCAAATTTTGATATCTGATTGTGTGGTCACGAGATTGTTAGATCTCTTTTTAAATCCAGTGAGTATGTATCAGATTTTAAATCTAGTTATGTAAAATTGTGTGTGTTTACTAGATTTTGAGATTCGATTACAATTTGTgtattagatttcaaaatttaattatatttgtctacagattttaaaattaagtttatgtGAAATTGTATacagaattttgaaattttattttatttttgtatactGAATTTTGTAATTTGGTCATGTAAAGTTGTATGTGGTCAACGAATTTTTAAatccaattttatttatctgtatatcaaatttggaaataatatttatttaattatttgatgtaTAATTTGTTGTAGGAACAAAATCACAAGGGCAGTTGAGGGTACAGGAATACAATAGGGCTGCAGGAAGAATAAACTCCATTCTTTCATCTTATCCAACCCtgtcctcttcttctttcagaGTTGCTGCACGCGTCATCAACCTGCTtcgctcaatttttttttactagtaatGCTTTTTCTATTACAATATTTACATGAAACATACAAtccaactaaattaattttttttcatatgtacAACTTTCCTCAAACAATGAGCTTGTGCTTGAAATATATAAGTAAGTGCAATTAAATACATGCCTGGTAAATTCctgaatgaaatataatatgtttCAAGTACTGTATCTGCACCATTTATTTAATCTAATAGTTACTGACTGGAATGCAAAATTGAATACCGAATTACAGAATCTATAACataagtttttttcttatataaaagattgtataatctcaaaatataaattttatatttcaagttaaacactatattttttagtttacatggtatatactaaaatataaattttatattttaaaatatacattcgaaaatatgatttttattttgtattttaaattgcattatttaaaattactttttattttgtattctgAAATAtacaatttagaatataattttttcatttcaaattatacattctaaaatatctttaaattatgtattccgaaactcaaaataataaaaaaaaggtaaaattagaatttaaagtATATGTAGGTTTGGAAAACAATTATGGAGATGTAAGAAGAAGTTGCCCAACCCAATTACAATGTTGGATAGTGGGCCTGAGATCCGTTGAGATGCTACAAGTCATGTGTACGGTTACCGCGCGAAGTTTAAGTTTCGTTCTTCTCACAAAAGTTCTTTGTTCTTTGTACTCGGTTTGTCTGATTCACACGCTAATGTCATTTGAATGCTTCTATATAGGGCAAAAGAATCCCCATAAACCCTAGCTTTATTCATTTTACTAACACGCTCACTCCCTACATTTCCCAGCTTTATCTCACCAAGCACGCTCTAAAGTAAGTTCACTGCAATTATtccaatttactttttttaatatatatatatatatatatatatatatatatatatatttttttttttttttattttttattttttttttttctttttttttcattttcctttttggtAAAACGAAAATTGAACCCAGGATGGAAGTCACTGTTTCTTTGTTCAGGTAGCTTACGTTCATTTAGTTTTACTATAATACGTGAAGAAAATAGAGGTATTTGCTTTGGTTCATGTCTGTGGCTCGTTTACTAGTGTGACTCGATACTAGCATGAACATGAGATGTGAActctttaagaaaaaacaaaaaaacaaaaaaacaaaaaatgaacaaCGAGAAAATGAATTTGGATTGGAACCCGATTTTTTTTAAAGGCAAATTATGGTTTAACTAGAGAGAAAAGCATTTGATTTGcttctgttttgtttttggaaGCGTGCTTTGTAGGTTTTAGAAGTTGCATTTTGTCTTTCTTTCTGAGCATGCTATAAAAGGATTTTTCAATTtctaactattatattttttggattttataatgttaaaaattaccAAGGCAGGGTTTCTGAGACAGGCATATAGGTCTTCTTTAGCGAAAATATTGCAAAACCCTTTTGATGGAGGTTGTTAGAGAGAAActgaaagaagataaagaaatgTCAAACCTCAATGTTGTTGGCAGTAACATGTCAGAAAGTTGTAGGTGTGATGAATTGGTAGAGAGAAGCAAGAAAGATGAAATGAGGTGTGCAGAGTTAGAACTTAAGCTTAAGAAGAAAGATGAGCAATGTGAAGCACTTGAGGCTAAACTCAGGGCACTTGAAGGTGAGGTGGAAGTTTTGAGGGTGTCTAGTGAAGGGCGTAAGGTGAAAAAAGTTGGCAATGTAAAAGATGGAGAAGTAGACACGGTTATTGATTTGACAGATGATAATGAGATTGAAAAACTATTGATTGAAAACAGTGTTTTGGAATGTGAGAAGAAAAAGTATAAGAGTGAGGCTGAGGTCTGGAAAGACAGGTACTGGAAACTGGAATCATGGGCCTCACAGTTGAAGCTGGAAAGTGGCACTTATTACCAtgaagaaaatggaaagaaggaggaaagtgGTGTGATTAGGACTGGTGGTAGTTCGCATCTAGAACCAATTATGGATTCTAAAGTGCTACGTGTTGGGAGAGTTAAAAGGAAAATGACATTTGAGATTGAAGAGAGACCCAGCAAAACGATGGCTCTATCTACACCCTTTGTTGCAAAATCTGCTTCTGTTTTTGCAACTGATATTGTTGACAGTGATGATGAACCCAATACTTCCCAACACCCTTTCCTAGATAGTGAGGGTAGCAGAGATATTTTTGTAACATCTTGTTTTCTTGGAGAAAATGAGAAGATTTCTAGCAGTTATGCCAAAAACAATGAGGAAGATAGGAATTCTGGTGAAGATTTACCTTTTGTAGTAACACCTAAGAGGAAACGAAATTGTAATGTTATTTCAAGTGAGTCAGAAAATGACAATGATGATGTGCCGATTAGTAAATTAAAGAGGATGCATATTCAGGAAGTAAGACCTGATGAAGTCAGATGTGACACAAATAACTTTTTAGCTGCTTCTGCTTCAGCAGTCGACAAGGTTATCGGGACTGTAACACCTAGGCAGCGTATGATGCCACTCAGAAAATTGGCCAAAAAAAGTCAAGAAGGTAGAACAGCGTATACATCTAGTAGGGCCAAACATCAACAATGTAATCTTAAAAATGCTGCTGCTGATGATGATGAGTCACAAGAGGATTTGTCTGACTGTGAAGATGAATGCTTGAGTGATTTTATTGTCGACGATTTTGATGAGTTGTCTTCTGATGATGCATCAAGCAAATCACAAGATGCATCTGATGGGGATGTGAACTCTGATTCCTGTAACTCACAAGATGTACCAGATAATCACATGGGTGATGCAAGAGATGTATCTGATGAGGACATAGACTTCAgtaagatattatctcaaattcaGAGGAAGAAAGATCACATGGAGTGGGAATTTGAGGCTGATATGCTTGCAGATTTTGGCAAAGATTCTGAATTGTGTATGAAGGCTGTGTGTGCTCTCTATCAACAGCAAACTTCTGAGGAACAGATGAGCAGGGGAACATTGTATACTAACCAGCGAGGATTCAGCAAGTTTGATGCTAACAGGTAGAGGCACAGATAATAACTTTGACTATGCTGCACTTATTTAACGTGGTATGATTCCTAAAGGTTCATCCTTTTTCTACGCATGCTGGAGACatctacaacaaaaatattatgtttgttttagaGTAGGAGTGG
It includes:
- the LOC106778871 gene encoding uncharacterized protein LOC106778871, yielding MEVVREKLKEDKEMSNLNVVGSNMSESCRCDELVERSKKDEMRCAELELKLKKKDEQCEALEAKLRALEGEVEVLRVSSEGRKVKKVGNVKDGEVDTVIDLTDDNEIEKLLIENSVLECEKKKYKSEAEVWKDRYWKLESWASQLKLESGTYYHEENGKKEESGVIRTGGSSHLEPIMDSKVLRVGRVKRKMTFEIEERPSKTMALSTPFVAKSASVFATDIVDSDDEPNTSQHPFLDSEGSRDIFVTSCFLGENEKISSSYAKNNEEDRNSGEDLPFVVTPKRKRNCNVISSESENDNDDVPISKLKRMHIQEVRPDEVRCDTNNFLAASASAVDKVIGTVTPRQRMMPLRKLAKKSQEGRTAYTSSRAKHQQCNLKNAAADDDESQEDLSDCEDECLSDFIVDDFDELSSDDASSKSQDASDGDDIDFSKILSQIQRKKDHMEWEFEADMLADFGKDSELCMKAVCALYQQQTSEEQMSRGTLYTNQRGFSKFDANRGSTLAEYLTHGDPRGGLKKSVKELQEHDPKAVELCRTFAIRYSKQLYQIYINKENPFFP